In one Coccinella septempunctata chromosome 6, icCocSept1.1, whole genome shotgun sequence genomic region, the following are encoded:
- the LOC123315048 gene encoding serine--tRNA ligase, mitochondrial translates to MLKRKTSRYFQRFYSRLSNFDLNYVCSRENLEEIEQNITQRKGVGNIKLVCDLYDRYKLSNNGEKIDIENQLLSEILKIPNKTHPDVMKYSDGDPKKIKLIGEKKVFDFKPLEFQEITKRMNLVRTEQLGNYSGSKGYYLLGAMASLEKALVQYALKTLLTHNFELISVPDLIPKELVENCGLLTSGVRNQVFFLDKKLHKSALCLSGTSEMSLAGLFQNHVFEEAELPLKLAAVSRCYRAETSNLAEEKGLYRVHEFTKVEMFVIVTPEQSDSMLEYIRDIQEQHFSPLNLHMQVLDMPPYELGAPAYRKYDIEVWLPGRGTFGEISSCSNCTDYQSRRLGIKYRKNGEVKFVHTLNGTASAIPRLLIAITETGQMEKGIIEIPKVLHKYMYGQETIKKQTGIPQLKLIKSKK, encoded by the exons ATGTTGAAACGAAAGACATCAAGATATTTTCAGCGTTTTTATTCGCGGCTGAGTAATTTTGATCTTAATTATGTTTGCTCAAGAGAAAACTTAGAAGAAATCGAGCAGAATATAACTCAGAGAAAAGGGGTTGGAAATATAAAACTTGTATGCGATTTGTATGATAGATACAAGTTATCAAACAATGGAGAGAAAATAGATATCGAAAATCAATTGCTTTCAGAAATCTTAAAGATTCCCAATAAAACACATCCTGATGTAATGAAATACTCAGATGGTGATCCAAAGAAGATCAAATTAATTggagaaaaaaaagtatttgaTTTCAAGCCTTTGGAATTTCAAGAGATAACAAAACGGATGAATCTTGTAAGAACAGAGCAGCTAGGGAATTACTCTGGTAGCAAAGGTTACTATCTCTTAGGAGCTATGGCAAGTTTAGAAAAGGCTCTCGTACAATATGCCTTGAAAACATTGTTAACTCATAACTTCGAACTTATCTCAGTTCCTGATTTGATTCCTAAAGAACTTGTTGAGAATTGTGGTCTTCTCACATCAGGTGTGAGAAACCAA GTGTTCTTTTTAGATAAAAAATTGCATAAGTCAGCATTGTGTTTATCTGGTACTTCAGAAATGTCACTTGCtggattatttcaaaatcatgTTTTTGAGGAAGCAGAACTTCCCCTTAAGTTAGCAGCCGTGAGCAGATGTTATAGAGCTGAAACTTCAAATTTAGCTGAAGAGAAAGGACTTTATAG GGTGCATGAATTCACAAAGGTTGAAATGTTTGTGATAGTAACTCCTGAGCAATCTGATTCTATGCTAGAATATATCAGAGATATTCAGGAACAACATTTTAGTCCACTAAACCTGCATATGCAAGTCCTTGATATGCCTCCTTATGAACTTGGAGCACCTGCATATAGAAAATATGATATAGAAGTATGGCTTCCAGGAAGGGGCACTTTTGGAGAGATTTCTAGCTGCAGTAATTGTACTGATTATCAGTCAAGAAGATTGGGGATAAAGTatagaaaaaatggtgaagtgAAGTTTGTACATACTCTGAATGGCACTGCATCAGCTATCCCTAGATTATTAATAGCTATAACTGAAACAGGACAGATGGAGAAAGGCATTATTGAAATACCAAAAGTTTTGCATAAATATATGTATGGGCAAGAAACTATAAAGAAGCAAACAGGCATACCCCAACTTAAATTGATTAAAagtaaaaaataa
- the LOC123315175 gene encoding U1 small nuclear ribonucleoprotein C encodes MPKYYCDYCDTYLTHDSPSVRKTHCTGRKHKDNVKFYYQKWMEEQAQHLIDATTAAFKAGKIANNPFAAPGKGVAIPPPAQLIGQRPGGPGGPNMMPPGAMGPGGPMPPMMMGPHGPMPPMMGMRPGPPMMGVMPMGPMGPMGPVRPPVQMK; translated from the exons atgccaaaataCTATTGTGATTATTGTGATACCTACTTAACCCACGATTCACCTAGTGTTCGTAAAACACACTGTACAGGTAGGAAACACAAGGATAACGTTAAATTTTATTATCAAAAATGGATGGAAGAACAAGCTCAACATTTAATTGATGCAACCACTGCCGCATTCAAGGCAGGAAAAATTGCCAACAATCCATTTGCAGCTCCAGGTAAAGGTGTAGCGATTCCTCCTCCTGCTCAGTTAATAGGACAAAGACCAGGAGGTCCTGGTGGTCCAAATATGATGCCCCCAGGTG CCATGGGACCTGGTGGCCCAATGCCCCCTATGATGATGGGGCCGCATGGACCAATGCCTCCAATGATGGGTATGAGGCCTGGTCCTCCTATGATGGGAGTGATGCCGATGGGACCTATGGGTCCAATGGGACCAGTTCGACCACCTGTgcagatgaaatga
- the LOC123315533 gene encoding protoporphyrinogen oxidase, with amino-acid sequence MTVHILGGGISGLSAAFYLCKKIPPNTISIWEASKRTGGWIQTHKTDTGILFEQAARTLRPRSETGTNTLNLIEELQLIGEIRPIYSSSPAAKNRLIYVNGKLHTLPSSLLGLFRTQSPFSKPLIVNFINEHKQPIKKVVDESIYDFMNRRFGSEVADYLMSPLICGICAGNSKEISVNFLATQLFQYEQNYGSITRGLLHNIFSSKKNVHKSALLDRVKSEKWSVYSFKNGLETLPSTLENVISSHGVEINLNTKCDKVEFFGKEVIIHNQHTSVKSKHLFSTLLSEIFALLISDQHPKLSVLLKQIQSVDVAVVNLHFKGNLIKNPAFGLLVPPQENLPILGIIFDSCCFSQKNDTVLTVMMGGYWFKRNFENFKTDEEFFDVALAHVKKILKIDEEPLEYKVNILKNCIPQYTVGHRETVNKIKDYVESSNLPLSLCGMSYDGVGVNDVILSAKKSVESFLQKNS; translated from the coding sequence ATGACAGTTCATATACTTGGAGGAGGAATAAGTGGATTGTCCGCAGCATTTTACCTGTGTAAAAAGATTCCCCCTAATACGATTTCAATATGGGAAGCTAGTAAAAGAACAGGAGGCTGGattcaaactcataaaacaGACACAGGCATTTTATTTGAACAAGCTGCTAGAACCCTACGACCTCGATCAGAAACTGGAACGAATACATTAAATCTTATTGAAGAACTACAATTGATTGGTGAAATAAGACCCATATATTCAAGTAGCCCTGCAGCTAAAAATCGCCTTATATATGTAAATGGAAAACTACATACGTTACCTTCATCACTGTTGGGTCTCTTTAGAACACAATCACCATTTTCTAAGCCTCTTATTGTGAATTTCATCAACGAACATAAACAGCCCATAAAGAAAGTGGTAGACGAATCTATTTATGATTTTATGAATCGAAGATTTGGTAGTGAAGTAGCCGATTATTTGATGAGTCCATTAATATGTGGTATTTGTGCCGGCAACTCAAAGGAAATTAGTGTTAATTTCTTGGCAAcacaattatttcaatatgaaCAAAACTATGGCAGTATAACAAGGGGATTATTGCATAACATTTTTTCCTCAAAGAAAAATGTCCATAAATCAGCATTACTTGATAGGGTTAAAAGTGAAAAATGGAGTGTGTATTCATTTAAGAACGGACTAGAAACGTTACCAAGTACATTGGAAAATGTGATAAGTTCTCATGGAGTCGAAATAAATCTGAATACAAAATGTGATAAGGTTGAATTTTTCGGGAAAGAGGTTATAATCCACAATCAACATACTTCAGTCAAGTCTAAGCATTTGTTCAGTACGTTATTGTCAGAAATATTTGCTTTATTGATTTCAGATCAGCATCCAAAGTTATCCGTTCTGTTAAAACAAATTCAGAGTGTTGATGTTGCAGTTGTTAACTTGCACTTCAAGGGTAATCTCATCAAGAACCCGGCATTTGGCTTGTTGGTTCCTCCTCAAGAAAATTTACCTATATTAGGAATAATTTTTGATAGTTGTTGCTTTAGTCAGAAAAATGATACAGTTCTAACGGTAATGATGGGTGGATACTGGTTTAAAagaaactttgaaaatttcaagacagATGAGGAATTTTTTGATGTTGCTTTGGCTCACGTCAAAAAGATCTTAAAAATTGATGAAGAACCATTAGAGTACAAAGttaatatattaaaaaattgtaTTCCTCAATATACAGTAGGACATAGAGAGACagtcaataaaataaaagattatGTTGAAAGTTCTAATCTGCCTTTATCACTATGTGGTATGTCTTATGATGGGGTAGGAGTTAACGATGTTATTCTGTCAGCTAAGAAATCTGTTGAAAGTTTTCTGCAAAAAAATAGTTGA
- the LOC123315535 gene encoding transcription initiation factor TFIID subunit 13 isoform X1 gives MANNEENFEQFEEDEAAETTLALCSAGRKRLFSKELRCMMYGFGDDQNPYTESVDIIEDLVIEFITEMTHRAMEIGKTGRVSVEDIVYLVRKDPRKYARVKDLLTMNEELKRARKAFDEIKFAGLNQVEEEKAE, from the exons ATGGCGaacaatgaagaaaattttgagcAG TTTGAAGAAGATGAAGCAGCAGAAACCACATTAGCCTTATGCAGTGCAGGAAGAAAACGTCTCTTTAGTAAAGAGTTACGTTGTATGATGTATGGATTTGGAGATGATCAAAATCCTTACACTGAAAGTGTTGATATAATAGAGGATCTTGTTATTGAATTCATAACTGAAATGACACACAG AGCTATGGAAATAGGAAAAACTGGGAGGGTGTCTGTAGAAGATATTGTTTATCTAGTTAGAAAAGATCCACGCAAATATGCCCGTGTTAAAGATCTTCTGACAATGAATGAAGAATTGAAGAGAGCACGAAAAGCTtttgatgaaataaaatttgCAG GTTTGAATCAAGTGGAAGAAGAAAAGGCTGAATAA
- the LOC123315270 gene encoding endochitinase A: MFFQRILIYLVACMLDFSQAQQYILDPRLQFQPQDDYYTQNKPIEFQQHFPGFSSFDPYLPQRDLQTSDVPVHLQKTLPQYRFTSKEQLTKNELPYHNTLLFRPDHERVSQNVAPSTHRPNYSHFLSKNHHVNPSETETFLGQVTLDNSFGSLDNFYKNHDTRNRKIEEVKPIPPKILRQHTRILAPDPEDKQNQLQENKYFVNENGEVFSTTSTAPKNVFPPRRLSTKLEVESEDPNSREYPRNNIINYDKSSYLSRSQDQDFNSANNFDLTDYDYVDETKSVTTPKSIRSTTYRSADISNKSEERKNAKERINKSLKPVDEKKETIQKFSEPVVSVVTTKSVINNTIIATQMPPVTSESTTQPHFENSTDSWVVVASVQTSKSISGAHYLPSSVVAQEERFALLNEKNHRESQEEEASTEDYSSYEEYDNESSTEEITTMTPMKHSTESLIDKLDRVQSDLSSGLLTGGYKNEDNNIAVITENMTDKIHMAEITESPTEASQLFPSISKSNIPVIKKFSSKSRPPTSSLYPKRKPQIPKKANVTQKPISTTNESAVSTEPKIIVAKPDAFLPPGYKASSERDNSSDLVAELLRKFRESTKKTNEESEQKSDESKSINSTSADTPLHRFGSSQQTAAKNSKNLESGEQNSTSPFDSLLKIAKPVDIHNFLPPGYKPQKETSSNPIELVSQKTKDDLSAFLPSGNTQKPNATSGSSLVDELLNKTKKDDISAFLPPGFKLPSASTKKPSVEGILNKAKEDDISSFLPPGFKTPSASATKKPNKIDDILQNSKEDDISAFLPPGYKAKSTQTTPKSNIDDIIEKSKKDDISAFLPPGFKPRFTTRKPVSKAVIETEDLPTSLLPSGYKPRKNGALENDKMISSTEKTITLSMSTTTAATTTKGSLKVVFPSRPGGKRINHKLTTPKPREERKEVTQAVAPTIHKGWPTRATTEFTGWPTPSTTPISIEKLLESVQRASPTSSEPENITTTSTTQTTVTSTTTTQKPTTPGVCEEECDLVGTIKLVDGVKWVPELLDRNTKEWQILANEVQSQLEEVYSKSGTLNSLFKNLRIDGFSEGSVLVDYLVEMQNTDMHISTSQMKKLFNEALESTLVKSTLREGKALNDTVKYVEKAKLGKFIIDPMYTDFIVVPKQLAPTVGYTEDDLLLPQWAIAVIVIGLASLLFVIIFGVTVLVNRSKNAKKKMPTPLTDDMLNELNKNHMGGYDNYGIEDPYSVEAGFWDPRRMDAHRDYNKLPKKGSSGSIHDNSMTNLYDSWNSQNNGYYNNSAGSYYGHHTGPGSSHRLYERRRSYDTNF; this comes from the exons AGCAGTTAACCAAAAACGAATTACCTTACCATAATACTCTTCTATTCAGGCCCGACCATGAAAGGGTATCTCAGAACGTAGCGCCTTCGACACATAGACCGAATTATTCACATTTTCTGTCTAAGAATCATCACGTGAATCCATCTGAGACTGAAACATTCCTAGGCCAAGTCACACTAGATAACTCTTTCGGAAGTTTGGACAACTTCTACAAGAATCATGACACCaggaatcgaaaaattgaagaagtGAAACCTATACCTCCCAAAATATTGAGACAGCATACTAGAATACTGGCGCCTGATCCAGAGGACAAACAGAATCAACTGCAGGAAAACAAATATTTCGTTAACGAAAACGGTGAAGTCTTTTCGACAACATCAACCgcaccaaaaaatgttttcccTCCAAGGCGACTTTCCACAAAATTGGAAGTAGAAAGTGAAGATCCTAATTCACGGGAATACCCGAGGAACAACATCATTAATTATGATAAGTCATCATACTTGTCACGTTCTCAAGATCAAGATTTCAATTCCGCGAATAACTTCGACCTGACAGATTACGACTATGTCGATGAAACGAAAAGTGTGACTACTCCAAAATCTATTAGAAGTACCACGTATAgatctgcagatatttcaaataaaagtgAAGAAAGAAAAAACGCAAAAGAAAGGATAAATAAATCACTTAAGCCAGTTGACGAGAAAAAAGAAACTATACAAAAGTTCAGTGAACCTGTAGTATCTGTTGTAACAACAAAAAGTGTGATAAATAATACCATAATCGCTACGCAAATGCCACCTGTAACTTCTGAAAGTACCACGCAACCTCACTTCGAAAACTCCACTGACTCTTGGGTCGTTGTAGCATCTGTACAAACCAGCAAAAGTATATCTGGAGCACACTATCTTCCTTCTTCTGTAGTGGCTCAAGAAGAAAGATTCGCCCTTCTGAACGAAAAAAACCACAGGGAAAGCCAAGAGGAAGAAGCCTCCACTGAAGATTATTCCAGttatgaagagtatgacaacgAAAGTTCAACTGAGGAAATAACAACCATGACACCCATGAAGCATTCTACCGAAAGTTTAATAGATAAGTTGGACAGGGTACAATCTGACCTATCTAGCGGTCTATTGACTGGAGGTtataaaaatgaagataataaCATAGCGGTCATAACCGAGAATATGACTGACAAAATCCATATGGCAGAAATAACCGAATCTCCAACAGAGGCGTCACAGCTCTTTCCATCTATTAGTAAAAGTAATATTCCAGTAATCAAGAAGTTCTCATCAAAATCTCGACCGCCTACCTCTAGCTTATACCCAAAAAGAAAACCTCAAATACCTAAGAAAGCGAATGTAACACAAAAGCCTATCTCGACAACGAACGAGTCAGCTGTAAGTACTGAACCAAAGATTATTGTTGCTAAACCGGATGCTTTTCTGCCTCCTGGATACAAGGCCTCCTCAGAAAGGGATAACAGCTCTGATCTAGTGGCAGAATTATTGCGAAAATTCAGGGAAAGCACGAAGAAAACAAATGAGGAGAGTGAACAGAAATCTGATGAAAGTAAATCAATAAATAGTACTTCTGCAGACACACCCCTTCATAGATTCGGGTCATCACAACAAACAGCAGCCAAGAACTCGAAAAATCTTGAGAGTGGTGAACAGAATTCCACATCGCCTTTCGATTCCTTGTTGAAGATCGCAAAGCCTGTCGATATACATAACTTCCTTCCTCCTGGGTATAAACCTCAGAAAGAAACATCATCAAATCCCATTGAGTTGGTATCGCAAAAAACCAAGGACGATTTAAGTGCCTTTCTCCCTTCAGGGAATACACAGAAACCTAACGCTACATCTGGTTCTTCTCTAGTAGATGAATTATTGAATAAAACGAAAAAAGATGACATCAGCGCTTTCCTACCCCCTGGTTTCAAGCTCCCGTCTGCTTCTACAAAGAAGCCATCTGTAGAAGGAATTTTAAATAAAGCAAAAGAGGACGATATAAGTTCATTTTTGCCTCCAGGTTTCAAAACACCAAGTGCTTCTGCAACAAAGAAACCAAACAAAATCGACGACATATTACAAAATTCTAAAGAAGATGACATCAGTGCTTTTCTACCACCAGGATACAAAGCCAAGTCAACGCAAACCACTCCAAAATCCAATATCGATGATATAATCGAAAAGTCCAAAAAGGATGATATAAGTGCATTCTTGCCGCCAGGTTTCAAACCAAGATTCACAACTCGCAAACCAGTATCAAAAGCGGTTATTGAAACAGAAGATTTGCCAACAAGTCTCTTGCCAAGTGGATATAAGCCTCGTAAAAATGGAGCTCTCGAAAATGACAAAATGATATCGTCGACAGAGAAGACTATCACACTATCTATGTCTACTACTACAGCTGCAACAACTACTAAAGGAAGCTTGAAGGTAGTTTTTCCAAGCAGGCCAGGTGGTAAAAGAATAAACCATAAACTCACAACTCCTAAACCTAGAGAAGAGCGAAAAGAAGTTACTCAGGCTGTAGCTCCTACGATTCACAAAGGGTGGCCTACAAG AGCTACAACCGAGTTCACTGGTTGGCCGACACCATCGACCACTCCAATTTCGATAGAAAAACTATTGGAATCTGTTCAAAGAGCCTCTCCAACTAGTTCGGAACCAGAAAACATAACTACAACATCCACAACTCAAACAACAGTAACATCTACAACAACAACTCAGAAACCTACGACACCTGGAGTGTGTGAGGAGGAATGTGATCTCGTTGGTACCATAAAATTAGTTGATGGGGTTAAATGGGTACCAGAACTTTTAGATAGAAATACCAAAGAATGGCAGATTTTAGCTAATGAAGTCCAATCTCAG TTGGAGGAGGTATACAGTAAATCAGGAACTCTCAATAGTTTGTTCAAGAATTTAAGGATTGATGGATTCAG cgaAGGAAGCGTTTTAGTGGATTATTTAGTTGAAATGCAGAATACAGATATGCATATAAGCActtcacaaatgaaaaaacttttcaatGAGGCACTTGAAAGTACTTTAGTTAAATCCACACTCCGAGAAGGAAAAGCATTGAATGATACAGTAAAATACGTGGAAAAAGCTAAACTAGGCAAATTCATCATAGATCCGATGTACACAGATTTCATAG ttgtACCGAAACAATTAGCTCCTACAGTAGGATATACGGAAGATGATCTTCTGTTGCCCCAATGGGCTATTGCTGTTATTGTCATAGGCTTGGCTTCTCTTCTTTTCGTCATCATATTTGGAGTCACTGTT CTTGTGAATCGATCCAAAAATGCTAAGAAGAAAATGCCTACACCACTTACTGATGATATGCTCAATGAATTGAATAAGAATCATATGGGAGGATATGATAATTATGGAATAGAAGATCCCTATAGCGTGGAAGCTGGTTTCTGGGATCCCAGAAGAATGGATGCTCATAGAGATTACAATAAATTACCCAAAAAG GGTTCCTCTGGATCAATACATGACAACAGTATGACGAACCTATACGACAGTTGGAATTCTCAAAACAATGGTTATTACAATAATTCTGCAGGGAGTTATTACGGTCATCACACAGGACCTGGTAGCAGCCATAGGTTATACGAAAGAAGACGATCATACGACACGAATTTTTAA
- the LOC123315535 gene encoding transcription initiation factor TFIID subunit 13 isoform X2, with protein sequence MANNEENFEQFEEDEAAETTLALCSAGRKRLFSKELRCMMYGFGDDQNPYTESVDIIEDLVIEFITEMTHRAMEIGKTGRVSVEDIVYLVRKDPRKYARVKDLLTMNEELKRARKAFDEIKFAENFQQIS encoded by the exons ATGGCGaacaatgaagaaaattttgagcAG TTTGAAGAAGATGAAGCAGCAGAAACCACATTAGCCTTATGCAGTGCAGGAAGAAAACGTCTCTTTAGTAAAGAGTTACGTTGTATGATGTATGGATTTGGAGATGATCAAAATCCTTACACTGAAAGTGTTGATATAATAGAGGATCTTGTTATTGAATTCATAACTGAAATGACACACAG AGCTATGGAAATAGGAAAAACTGGGAGGGTGTCTGTAGAAGATATTGTTTATCTAGTTAGAAAAGATCCACGCAAATATGCCCGTGTTAAAGATCTTCTGACAATGAATGAAGAATTGAAGAGAGCACGAAAAGCTtttgatgaaataaaatttgCAG AAAACTTTCAACAGATTTCTTAG